One region of Drosophila subobscura isolate 14011-0131.10 chromosome J, UCBerk_Dsub_1.0, whole genome shotgun sequence genomic DNA includes:
- the LOC117894221 gene encoding dual specificity protein phosphatase 22-like: protein MNWHMAEVLPGVYVGSYHDSKDHAQLERFQISHIVAIHDSPRRLLPDKHYLCVMASDTPDQNLSQYFSVCNDFIHAARLREGNVLIHCLAGMSRSVTVAVAYIMTATHLNWKEALKVVRAGRAVANPNTGFQNQLLEFEQFKLSEERRRLRERFPSLEQLDRIKVATALNSYKEQQQNRAIGTSDKVEVPTNMAYTLQFAADKRKPKPVSLGQTPKKLHKESSESTSCGEEIIPNVHYHKADGSKGCFYNEFLFGKNEAAGTEEHSGSGDNNLVADRLIKAAGSKKTS from the exons ATGAACTGGCATATGGCAGAG GTGCTGCCGGGCGTGTATGTTGGCAGCTACCACGACTCCAAGGATCATGCGCAGCTGGAGAGGTTCCAGATATCGCACATCGTCGCCATACATGACAGTCCCAGACGTCTCTTGCCG GACAAACACTACCTATGTGTCATGGCCTCGGACACGCCGGACCAGAACCTCTCCCAGTACTTCTCCGTCTGCAATGATTTTATCCACGCCGCCCGGCTGCGAGAGGGCAACGTGCTCATCCACTGCCTGGCGGGTATGTCGCGCTCGGTGACTGTGGCCGTGGCCTACATAATGACGGCCACGCACCTCAACTGGAAGGAGGCGTTGAAGGTGGTGCGCGCGGGTCGCGCTGTAGCCAATCCGAACACCGGTTTCCAGAACCAGCTGCTGGAGTTTGAGCAGTTTAAGCTGTCTGAGGAGCGGCGCCGGCTGAGGGAACGATTCCCGTCCTTGGAGCAGCTGGACCGAATTAAGGTCGCCACAGCACTGAATAGctacaaggagcagcagcagaacagggCTATTGGAACATCCGATAAGGTAGAGGTTCCGACCAACATGGCCTACACCTTGCAGTTTGCGGCGGACAAACGGAAGCCAAAGCCTGTGTCGCTTGGTCAAACTCCTAAAAAACTGCACAAGGAAAGCTCCGAGAGCACAAGTTGCGGTGAGGAAATAATTCCCAATGTGCATTACCACAAAGCGGACGGCAGCAAGGGATGCTTCTACAATGAGTTCCTTTTCGGCAAAAACGAAGCGGCTGGCACAGAAGAACACTCCGGATCAGGCGACAACAATCTAGTCGCTGATCGACTGATAAAAGCGGCTGGCAGTAAAAAGACATCTTAG